From the genome of Triticum aestivum cultivar Chinese Spring chromosome 3B, IWGSC CS RefSeq v2.1, whole genome shotgun sequence, one region includes:
- the LOC123071973 gene encoding protein XRI1: MMGFDGGIGDQSEMWDWQSQEFDLQKDLLPVPSTSLWAEANHSEVDSWSLFDEQTPIKECTDIDLPFCDIGDIIIKDFDEGKETLQAKRRRMLQFCPDNAEMDCCSLTDGLLENLQVDLDFSSDEHLLQCDGTEEIPEQWLVDCSQDSENRSPPEEVKSPSAAVEANISALQNSLIELEEQPITKVEKKPPQAKPTPLKAGRSVIRAKKLKVASVAYPFELIKPCGFRGDTTLRDINRKILAPPSYRIKHKIDEASAPYQEASAISGKPVVHKTKIHTEGGKGSITITRTRG; this comes from the exons ATGATGGGCTTCGACGGCGGCATTGGCGATCAGAG TGAGATGTGGGACTGGCAGAGTCAAGAGTTCGATTTGCAGAAGGATCTGTTACCAG TTCCATCTACCTCCCTGTGGGCTGAAGCAAACCACAGTGAGGTTGATTCTTGGAGCCTGTTCGATGAGCAAACCCCAATTAAAGAATGTACAGACATAGATTTACCCTTCTGTGATATAGGAG ATATTATTATCAAGGACTTTGATGAAGGAAAGGAAACCTTACAAGCTAAACGAAGGCGTATGCTGCAGTTCTGTCCAGACAATGCTGAG ATGGATTGTTGTTCTCTGACGGATGGGCTCTTGGAAAATCTGCAAGTGGATTTGGATTTCTCTA GTGACGAGCATTTGTTACAGTGTGATGGGACAGAGGAAATACCTGAACAATGGCTGGTTGATTGCTCACAAGACAGTGAGAATCGTTCGCCGCCGGAAGAAGT GAAAAGCCCTAGTGCTGCTGTGGAAGCCAATATCTCTG CTCTTCAGAATTCGTTAATCGAGCTTGAGGAGCAGCCTATCACGAAAGTTGAGAAGAAACCTCCGCAAGCTAAACCTACACCTCTGAAAG CTGGAAGAAGCGTCATCAGAGCAAAGAAGCTGAAAGTGGCATCGGTGGCCTACCCATTCGAGCTCATCAAGCCGTGCGGGTTCCGCGGCGACACCACCCTGAGGGACATAAACCGGAAGATCCTCGCTCCTCCCTCGTACAGGATCAAGCACAAGATCGACGAGGCGTCCGCCCCGTACCAGGAGGCCTCGGCCATCTCCGGGAAGCCGGTGGTCCACAAGACAAAGATCCACACCGAAGGGGGGAAAGGCAGCATCACCATCACAAGAACGAGAGGCTGA